One genomic region from Muriicola soli encodes:
- a CDS encoding PUR family DNA/RNA-binding protein yields the protein MRDKDLIEQEEIFSKVLRAGRRTYFFDVRSTKAGDYYLTITESKKFTHDDGSFHYKKHKIYLYKEDFQAFRENMEEMMDYIIAEKGHEVISERHQKDFKKEDSEAPSEKKPLDNFTDVDFDDI from the coding sequence ATGCGCGACAAAGATTTGATCGAACAGGAAGAAATATTTTCTAAAGTATTAAGAGCCGGAAGAAGAACTTATTTTTTCGATGTTAGAAGTACCAAAGCCGGAGATTATTACCTGACTATTACTGAGAGTAAAAAGTTTACCCATGACGATGGCTCTTTCCACTATAAAAAACACAAAATCTATCTTTACAAAGAAGACTTCCAGGCCTTCCGTGAAAACATGGAGGAAATGATGGATTACATCATTGCCGAAAAAGGCCATGAGGTGATCTCGGAAAGACATCAGAAGGACTTTAAAAAAGAAGATAGTGAAGCCCCGTCGGAAAAGAAACCACTCGACAATTTTACCGATGTAGATTTCGATGACATATAA
- a CDS encoding M14 family metallopeptidase, which produces MKRITLLLCLLFTSLTFAQEELTLDYYLPQEVSYDAAIPKPADVIGHEVGEWHVTHDKLMFYMQTLAEASDRITIENRGTTFEGRPILLLTVTSPENHNNLESIRQQHLALSESGGASTSVDNMPIVVYQGFSVHGNEPSGANAGLAYAYYLAAAQGPQIDAMLDNTIILMDPSYNPDGLQRFAYWANTNRSMNLNPDGNEREYHEVWPGGRTNHYWFDINRDWLPVQLPESRARIRTFHRWLPNILTDHHEMGTNSTFFFQPGEPSRVHPLTPKMNQELTAEIGTYHAKALDKIGSLYYSEENYDDYYYGKGSTFPDVVGSIGILFEQASSRGHIQESENGLLTFPFTIRNQFTTALSTVEAAQNMRTKLLNYQRGFYEDLRAEAGRSKTKGFIFGDAKDAAKTWHLAEILERQNIKFHEVSRDVTLGGKQYKKGSSYVVPLEQKNHRLIKAMFEKRTTFTDSLFYDISAWTFPLAFNLDYAELTSLSNAGPEIPQLNTLEGSVSNESSYAYLFEWHEYYTPKALNMILEKGLRAKIAQYPFSMGGENYDYGTVMIPVQNQKLNKGALYTFLKKVAAESYLDITAVNTGVTRGIDLGSGDFEPVEKQKIALIVGEGIRSYDAGEIWHLFDTRYDIKLTKIDTEYLSGADLSSYTDIIIPGSWGSGGLNKSVAEKLKEWVKDGGTLIGFRTTANWFQQQEFLDLKFRKDSTLVAKNVSFGERQDFRGAQVTGGAIFNTRIDRSHPVNFGYKNNTLPMFRNSNIYLEPEKDSYNNPIQYTSSPLMSGYISEENAALIANSVPFKTSSMGRGRVILFTDNTNFRAFWYGTNKLLMNAIFFGDMM; this is translated from the coding sequence ATGAAAAGAATTACTCTCCTTCTCTGTCTACTATTTACTTCACTTACGTTCGCTCAGGAAGAGCTTACCTTGGATTACTACCTGCCACAGGAAGTCTCTTATGACGCCGCTATTCCAAAACCGGCCGATGTTATTGGCCATGAGGTTGGGGAATGGCACGTGACGCATGACAAGCTTATGTTTTACATGCAAACACTGGCTGAGGCAAGTGATCGGATTACCATAGAGAACAGGGGCACTACTTTTGAAGGAAGACCTATTCTTTTGTTGACCGTAACCTCTCCGGAAAACCACAATAATCTGGAATCCATCAGACAACAACACCTTGCGCTTAGTGAAAGTGGCGGCGCTTCAACGAGTGTGGACAATATGCCGATTGTTGTCTATCAAGGATTTTCCGTGCACGGAAATGAACCCAGTGGTGCCAATGCCGGCTTAGCTTACGCCTACTATCTGGCAGCAGCCCAGGGCCCGCAGATTGATGCAATGCTGGACAACACCATAATTTTGATGGATCCTTCCTATAATCCGGACGGCCTGCAAAGGTTCGCCTATTGGGCCAATACCAACAGGAGTATGAACCTCAACCCCGATGGCAATGAACGCGAGTATCACGAAGTGTGGCCCGGGGGAAGAACCAATCACTACTGGTTTGATATCAACAGAGACTGGCTCCCGGTTCAGCTACCCGAAAGCAGGGCCCGTATAAGGACGTTTCATCGCTGGCTGCCCAACATTCTCACTGACCACCATGAAATGGGAACCAATTCTACATTCTTCTTTCAACCGGGAGAGCCGAGTCGGGTACATCCTCTGACTCCAAAGATGAATCAGGAATTAACTGCTGAGATTGGTACCTATCACGCCAAAGCACTTGATAAAATTGGTTCGCTTTACTATTCTGAAGAAAACTACGATGATTACTACTACGGCAAGGGTTCTACCTTCCCTGACGTTGTGGGAAGTATTGGTATTTTATTTGAGCAGGCAAGTTCAAGGGGACACATTCAGGAAAGCGAAAATGGCTTGTTAACCTTTCCCTTTACGATCAGAAATCAGTTTACCACGGCCTTATCCACCGTTGAGGCCGCACAAAATATGCGCACCAAACTATTGAATTATCAGCGCGGTTTTTACGAAGACCTGAGAGCTGAGGCCGGTAGGAGCAAAACCAAGGGTTTTATTTTCGGAGATGCAAAAGATGCAGCCAAAACATGGCATCTGGCAGAAATTCTTGAGAGACAAAATATCAAATTCCATGAGGTGAGCAGAGATGTCACACTCGGTGGAAAGCAATACAAAAAAGGAAGTAGTTATGTAGTGCCCTTGGAGCAAAAGAATCACAGGCTGATCAAGGCCATGTTTGAAAAAAGGACCACCTTTACTGACAGTCTATTTTACGATATCTCAGCATGGACCTTTCCTCTGGCATTTAATCTCGATTATGCCGAGCTTACATCGCTTTCGAATGCGGGGCCGGAGATACCTCAACTCAATACCCTCGAAGGATCAGTAAGCAATGAGAGTTCTTATGCCTACCTCTTTGAATGGCATGAGTATTACACCCCCAAGGCGCTCAATATGATCCTCGAGAAAGGATTGCGGGCCAAAATCGCTCAATACCCATTTAGTATGGGAGGAGAAAATTACGATTACGGTACGGTCATGATCCCAGTACAAAATCAGAAACTCAACAAAGGAGCGCTCTACACATTCCTAAAAAAGGTAGCAGCGGAAAGTTACCTGGATATCACTGCGGTAAACACCGGTGTAACCAGAGGTATTGATTTGGGAAGCGGGGATTTTGAACCGGTTGAAAAACAAAAAATAGCTCTGATCGTAGGTGAAGGAATCAGATCCTACGACGCAGGAGAGATCTGGCACTTATTTGATACCCGGTACGACATAAAACTGACAAAAATCGATACTGAATACCTGAGCGGAGCTGATCTGAGCTCATATACCGATATTATAATCCCCGGGAGCTGGGGCAGTGGCGGACTCAACAAATCAGTTGCTGAAAAACTCAAGGAATGGGTTAAAGACGGAGGTACACTGATAGGCTTCAGAACTACGGCCAATTGGTTTCAACAACAGGAATTCCTTGATCTAAAATTTAGGAAGGATTCCACCCTGGTGGCCAAAAACGTTTCATTTGGAGAAAGACAGGATTTCAGGGGAGCACAAGTTACAGGAGGTGCTATTTTTAATACCAGAATAGACAGGTCACACCCTGTCAACTTTGGCTATAAGAACAATACGCTTCCCATGTTTAGGAATAGTAACATTTATCTTGAACCTGAGAAGGACAGCTATAACAATCCCATCCAGTATACCTCCTCACCTCTGATGAGTGGTTATATTTCCGAGGAGAATGCTGCCTTAATCGCCAACAGCGTGCCATTTAAAACAAGCAGTATGGGCCGCGGAAGGGTAATTCTGTTTACGGACAATACAAATTTCAGGGCTTTTTGGTACGGTACCAATAAACTCCTGATGAACGCTATTTTCTTTGGGGATATGATGTAA
- a CDS encoding lysophospholipid acyltransferase family protein, translated as MYTLTQKIACFALFCYFREIRLHGIEKVPANKAVMFLANHQNALLDPLVIAAFTPFRSYFLTRADIFVNPFVKRIFKFLRMLPVYRIRDGRDTLAKNAVIFDECTQLLQAGKTIFIFPEANHNIMRRVRPLSKGFTRIIFTALEKDPNLDVLLVPVGINYEKADGFPDRVAFYFDQPLSSRDNYRPSEIAASVSGLKELVSNGLKRNTTHIEDLSKYEEIHNFLDSRGVDFQNPVNTNLLIKQYRVAPLKQSRPKRSTVQRILAAIFLTINAPIIFFWRWVLKPKIQEVEFISTFRFCYVSVVQPLFYLASWLFLSALLGAIEATLVVFLHFAFNLFFVKISKAKL; from the coding sequence ATGTATACGCTCACACAGAAAATAGCCTGTTTTGCCTTGTTTTGCTATTTCAGAGAAATCAGGCTTCACGGGATAGAGAAAGTGCCTGCTAACAAGGCGGTAATGTTTCTCGCCAATCATCAGAATGCCTTGCTCGACCCTCTGGTCATTGCCGCATTTACTCCTTTTCGATCTTATTTCCTTACCCGGGCCGATATATTTGTCAATCCTTTTGTTAAACGGATCTTTAAATTTTTAAGGATGCTTCCGGTCTACCGTATTAGGGACGGCAGGGATACTTTGGCTAAGAATGCGGTAATATTTGACGAGTGTACTCAACTGCTTCAGGCAGGGAAAACCATCTTTATTTTCCCCGAAGCCAATCACAATATTATGCGAAGAGTGCGCCCGCTAAGCAAAGGATTTACCAGAATAATATTTACAGCCCTGGAAAAAGACCCTAATCTTGATGTATTGCTTGTTCCGGTAGGGATAAATTACGAGAAGGCCGATGGATTTCCCGATAGGGTAGCCTTTTATTTTGATCAGCCTTTATCCTCCAGGGACAACTATAGGCCGAGTGAAATAGCCGCTTCGGTATCCGGGTTAAAAGAATTAGTCTCAAATGGCTTAAAAAGAAATACTACTCATATTGAAGATCTGTCTAAATACGAGGAAATCCACAATTTTCTCGATTCCAGAGGCGTAGATTTCCAAAACCCTGTAAACACAAATTTGCTAATAAAGCAATATAGAGTTGCTCCTTTAAAACAAAGTCGTCCAAAGCGGTCTACAGTCCAGCGGATACTTGCTGCTATATTCCTGACAATTAATGCCCCTATTATCTTCTTCTGGAGGTGGGTTTTAAAGCCAAAAATCCAGGAAGTGGAATTTATCAGCACTTTCAGATTTTGCTATGTCAGTGTTGTGCAACCGCTATTCTACCTTGCATCGTGGTTATTCCTTAGCGCCTTACTCGGTGCGATAGAGGCCACACTTGTGGTTTTCCTTCATTTTGCCTTTAATTTATTCTTTGTGAAAATCAGCAAAGCAAAGCTTTAA
- a CDS encoding bile acid:sodium symporter family protein codes for MINSTLDSARIDFSTETLWILNSVLALIMFGVALHIKVSDFKALFRNPRPVLVGVLSQFFVLPCLTFLLVLIVQPIPSIALGMILVAACPGGNISNFITSYAGGNRALSVTLTAIATLLAIILTPLNLSFWGSVYPPTQAILKEVSIAPMEMIEIVSLILGVPLIFGIWINEKFPVLAVKLSKYLKIISLGFFVCLILFVVYTNRLLIEDYLTYVFWIVILHNAIAFLTGYSLASAAKLPRVDIRSITIETGIQNSGLGLVLIFTFFEGLGGMAILTAFWGIWHLISGLTLGSIWAYKPLREGVGG; via the coding sequence GTGATTAATTCAACGCTCGACTCGGCACGTATCGATTTCTCAACAGAAACGCTTTGGATTCTCAATAGTGTCCTGGCCCTGATCATGTTTGGAGTGGCATTACACATCAAAGTATCCGACTTCAAGGCCCTGTTCAGAAATCCACGCCCGGTATTGGTAGGAGTACTCAGTCAGTTTTTTGTATTGCCCTGCCTTACTTTTTTATTGGTCCTGATTGTACAACCCATTCCCAGTATTGCTCTTGGAATGATCTTAGTAGCAGCCTGTCCGGGAGGTAATATTTCTAATTTTATCACATCTTATGCAGGTGGGAACAGAGCCCTTTCAGTTACTTTAACTGCAATAGCCACCTTATTGGCAATTATTCTCACTCCCCTGAACCTCAGTTTTTGGGGTTCTGTATATCCGCCAACTCAGGCCATTTTAAAGGAAGTGTCCATTGCGCCCATGGAAATGATAGAGATAGTTTCCCTTATTCTTGGAGTTCCTTTGATTTTTGGGATCTGGATCAATGAAAAATTTCCTGTTCTTGCGGTTAAACTCTCAAAATATCTAAAAATTATTTCTCTGGGGTTCTTTGTCTGTCTGATCCTCTTTGTGGTCTATACAAACCGTTTGCTCATAGAAGACTATCTCACTTATGTTTTCTGGATCGTAATTCTGCACAATGCGATCGCATTTCTCACCGGTTATTCTCTGGCCAGTGCGGCAAAACTCCCTCGGGTTGATATCAGGAGTATAACCATAGAAACGGGAATTCAGAATTCGGGACTGGGCCTGGTATTGATATTCACCTTTTTTGAAGGATTGGGAGGGATGGCAATTTTGACGGCTTTCTGGGGAATCTGGCATCTCATTTCCGGTTTAACCCTCGGCTCCATTTGGGCCTACAAACCATTGAGAGAGGGGGTAGGAGGATGA
- a CDS encoding thioredoxin family protein, whose amino-acid sequence MARTPSNMLPLGTEAPSFALLDTVSDNTLSLDELKGTEGTVVMFICNHCPFVKHVNQQLVKLAKEYAGKGISFIAISSNDIENYPQDAPHLMKENAQQEGYPFPYLYDATQEVAKAYDAACTPDFFLFDSQRLLVYRGQLDHSRPGNGIPVSGSDLRRAMDNLLAGNAQDEDQKPSIGCNIKWKKS is encoded by the coding sequence ATGGCACGTACACCCAGCAATATGCTTCCTTTAGGCACTGAGGCACCTTCCTTTGCCCTTCTCGATACCGTTTCTGACAATACACTATCCCTTGATGAACTCAAAGGAACCGAAGGCACAGTTGTGATGTTTATCTGTAATCATTGTCCGTTTGTTAAGCACGTGAATCAACAGTTGGTTAAACTGGCAAAGGAATACGCAGGGAAGGGAATCAGTTTTATTGCCATATCGAGTAACGATATTGAGAATTATCCTCAGGATGCTCCGCACTTGATGAAGGAAAATGCTCAACAAGAAGGTTATCCTTTTCCATACTTATACGATGCTACTCAGGAAGTTGCCAAAGCCTATGACGCGGCTTGTACGCCCGACTTCTTTCTCTTCGACTCCCAAAGACTTCTCGTCTATCGCGGGCAGTTAGACCACTCAAGACCCGGAAATGGAATTCCTGTAAGCGGGAGCGATCTCAGAAGGGCGATGGACAATTTACTCGCAGGAAATGCTCAGGATGAGGATCAAAAACCCAGTATTGGTTGCAATATTAAATGGAAAAAGAGCTAA
- a CDS encoding GNAT family N-acetyltransferase produces MEKELRRNKIHRVQLEPLKAGTQELYCRLGEQAYRDHYLHLWPDRDPTPYISTSFTQTIVSGETKDKTNLHYLVRLGTEYIGIVKLIKFHQINSISLQEPMYLEKIYFLSQYTGKGYGKEILAEIEAISLQGKMKTLWLATMKKGFPLRFYQNLGFEIIGEQELPFKESIPEQRGMYILGKSLRGAIESS; encoded by the coding sequence ATGGAAAAAGAGCTAAGGCGGAATAAAATCCATAGAGTTCAGCTTGAACCTCTAAAGGCAGGGACTCAAGAATTATATTGCCGTTTAGGGGAGCAGGCATACAGAGACCATTACCTGCACTTGTGGCCCGATCGGGATCCCACGCCCTATATTTCCACCAGCTTTACTCAAACAATTGTATCCGGAGAAACCAAGGATAAAACAAACCTTCATTATTTGGTCAGACTAGGCACGGAATATATTGGGATCGTAAAACTGATTAAATTCCATCAGATTAATAGTATTTCCTTACAAGAACCCATGTATCTCGAAAAGATCTATTTCTTATCTCAATACACAGGGAAAGGATATGGAAAGGAGATTTTAGCAGAAATAGAAGCAATTAGCCTTCAAGGGAAGATGAAAACGCTCTGGCTGGCCACTATGAAAAAAGGCTTCCCTCTGCGATTTTATCAAAATCTGGGATTTGAGATCATCGGGGAACAGGAGCTGCCTTTTAAAGAGTCTATTCCAGAACAAAGGGGGATGTACATATTGGGCAAAAGCCTCAGAGGAGCAATTGAAAGTAGCTAA
- a CDS encoding YfiT family bacillithiol transferase yields the protein MRSPIEFPLSARGWTVRQVVHHLADSHHHSYIRFKWALTEDRPVIKPYLEKEWANLTDASTAPIDLSLNHLEAVHAKLVYLLTGLSSADWQRTFIHPDNNSETTLEENAGRYAWHGNHHLAHIQSFLERDNT from the coding sequence ATCCGAAGCCCAATTGAATTCCCCCTATCGGCCCGGGGATGGACGGTAAGGCAGGTAGTACACCATCTCGCAGATAGCCACCATCACAGTTATATCAGGTTCAAATGGGCATTAACTGAAGACAGGCCGGTGATCAAACCCTATCTTGAAAAGGAATGGGCGAATTTAACTGATGCGAGTACTGCACCAATTGACCTCTCACTAAATCATCTGGAAGCAGTGCACGCCAAATTGGTGTATCTTCTCACCGGACTATCCTCTGCAGATTGGCAAAGGACTTTTATACACCCTGATAATAATTCGGAAACAACCCTGGAAGAAAATGCAGGAAGGTATGCCTGGCACGGGAATCACCATTTGGCACATATTCAGAGCTTTTTGGAAAGGGATAACACTTAG
- a CDS encoding cold-shock protein produces MSKGTVKFFNDSKGYGFITEDGSQEDHFVHISGLIDEVREGDVVEFELQQGKKGLNAVNVKVLD; encoded by the coding sequence ATGAGTAAAGGAACAGTAAAATTCTTCAACGATTCAAAAGGCTATGGCTTTATCACTGAAGATGGTTCGCAAGAAGATCACTTTGTACACATTTCTGGCTTAATTGACGAAGTACGAGAAGGTGACGTTGTAGAATTTGAACTACAACAAGGAAAAAAAGGATTGAACGCCGTTAATGTGAAAGTATTAGACTAG
- a CDS encoding peptidylprolyl isomerase, producing MKDGIYAKFNTSKGEILVKLTHDKTPGTVGNFVALAEGDLENKAKPQGTPFYDGLNFHRVIPDFMIQGGCPLGTGTGDPGYKFDDEFHPELKHDRAGVLSMANAGPGSNGSQFFITHNATPWLDNKHTVFGHVSSGQEVVDAIEQGDKIESLEILRVGEKNKSWNAVEAFRTFEGSREKRLADEKEKAEAEIQKIAAGFEKTESGLRYKLIQEGSGKKPEKGQEVSVHYEGSLPSGQVFDSSYRRKKPITFQLGAGQVIPGWDEGIGLLKVGDKARFVIPSDLAYGSAGAGGVIPPDATLIFEVELMGAK from the coding sequence ATGAAAGACGGAATTTACGCTAAGTTCAACACCAGCAAAGGAGAAATCCTGGTAAAGCTTACCCATGATAAAACTCCGGGTACAGTGGGCAATTTTGTAGCCCTGGCCGAAGGAGATCTTGAAAATAAGGCAAAACCACAGGGAACGCCTTTTTACGACGGTCTCAATTTCCATAGGGTAATACCTGATTTCATGATTCAAGGAGGCTGTCCTTTGGGAACAGGTACAGGAGATCCGGGGTATAAGTTTGACGATGAATTCCATCCTGAGCTTAAACACGACCGAGCGGGTGTTCTTTCAATGGCCAACGCCGGACCAGGTTCAAATGGGAGTCAGTTCTTTATTACCCACAATGCTACCCCCTGGCTGGATAATAAGCATACGGTATTTGGCCACGTTTCAAGCGGTCAGGAAGTGGTTGATGCAATAGAACAGGGAGACAAAATAGAATCTCTTGAAATTCTCAGGGTTGGGGAGAAAAATAAAAGCTGGAACGCCGTTGAAGCTTTCAGGACTTTTGAAGGCTCGAGAGAGAAACGCCTTGCCGATGAGAAGGAGAAAGCAGAAGCAGAAATTCAAAAGATAGCGGCCGGCTTTGAGAAAACAGAAAGCGGACTGCGATATAAACTTATACAAGAAGGATCCGGGAAAAAGCCGGAGAAAGGACAAGAGGTTTCCGTTCATTACGAAGGGTCTTTGCCGTCGGGCCAGGTTTTTGATTCCTCTTACAGACGTAAAAAACCAATAACATTTCAATTAGGAGCAGGGCAGGTGATTCCGGGATGGGATGAAGGGATTGGATTGTTAAAGGTAGGAGACAAAGCTCGTTTTGTTATTCCATCAGACCTGGCCTACGGAAGCGCTGGTGCAGGAGGTGTTATTCCTCCAGATGCTACCCTTATTTTTGAGGTTGAATTGATGGGAGCAAAATAA